The Sinomonas sp. P10A9 genome contains the following window.
GACGGAAGGCGAACAGCTGCTTCCGGTCGAGCGTCGCCGTGTCGACGCCGTCGAACACAATCCGGCCAGAGGTCGGGGCCAGGAGCTGGAGGACCATCTGGGCCACCGTCGACTTGCCGGAGCCCGACTCGCCCACGATCGCCATGGTGGTTCCCCGGCGCACCCGGAAGCTCACGGAATCGACCGCCGTGAAGTCTGTTGACCGACCCAGCCCCCCGGAACGGAGCTTGAAGACCTTCGTCAGGTCCTCGACCACGAGCGCGTCGTCGGGCACTTCCTCTGGCCCAGCCGCGGCGGGCGTCTCCTGCGTTTCCACGGCTTCGAGTGCCGTCGCCTCGGCACGCTCGGCAGCCTTGGCCCTGGCCTCGTCCGAGGCTGTCAGGAGCTCAGTCGGCTCGATGCCGGCCTCCTTCGCCACCTGGATGCGCCGGGATGCGAGCGAAGGTGCCTTGGCCACGAGCCGCTGCGTGTACGGGTGCAGGGGGTTGCGCAGGATTTCGAGCGAGGGACCAGACTCCACCACCTTGCCCTGGTACATCACCACGACCTTGTCCGCGCGCTCGGCCGCGAGGCCGAGGTCATGCGTGATGAGGAGGACCGACGTGCCGAGCTCCCCCGTCATTGTCTGGAGGTGGTCGAGGATCTTGCGCTGGACCGTGACATCGAGGGCCGAGGTCGGTTCGTCGGCAATCAGGAGCTTGGGCGCGCACGAGAGCCCGATCGCGATGAGCGCGCGCTGACGCATGCCTCCAGAGAACTCATGCGGGTACTGCTTGGCGCGCCGCTCGGCGTCCGGGAGCCCCGCTTCCGCGAGGGCGCGCGCGACGTCGGCCGGCTTGTCCGCCTTCCCGTTGGCACGCAGCGTCTCCCTGACCTGGTAGCCGATCTTCCACACCGGATTGAGGTTGGACATCGGGTCCTGGGGGACCATGCCGATCGTGTTGCCGCGCAGCTCGATCATGCGCTTCTCGGGCGCATGGGCGATGTCCTCGCCGTCGAGCAGGATCTGCCCCCCGGTGACGCGCCCGTTGCTCGGCAGGAGGCCGATCGCGGCGAGCGCCGTCGTCGACTTCCCAGATCCCGACTCCCCCACGATCGCGAGCGTCTCGCCGGGCATGATCTTCAGGTGGGCGTCGCGGACGGCCCTCAATTCGCCCGAGCTGGTCGTGAAGGCGATCTCCAGATCGCGGATCTCGAGGATCGGACGACCGCCGGGCCCCTCGTCGTCGATGATCGCCGGAATGCCGGCTGCAGTAGTCTTCTCGGTCATCGGGTCCTGCTCTTCGGGTCGAGGGCGTCGCGGACCGCGTCGCCGAGCATGATGAAGCTCAGCACGCAGAGGGACAAAGCCACGGACGGGTAGATGAGGATCATCGGATTCGTGCGGATCGACTGCTGTGCGGCCGCGATGTCGTGGCCCCATGACATGACGGACTCGGGCACGCCGATGCCGAGGAACGAGAGCGTTGCCTCCGTGACGATGAACACGCCGAGCTCGAGCGTCGCGAGCACGATCACCGGGGCGATGGCATTGGGCAGCACGTGGCGCAGGAGCGCGCCGAACCTCGAGACACCGAGCGAGCGGGCAGCGGTCACAAAGTCCGCGTTGCGCACCTCGATGACCGCTCCGCGCGTGATGCGGGCCATTTGGGGCCACGCCAGCATGGCAATGACGAGCACCACCGTCCACACGCTCTTGTTCTCCCGGAACAGCGGGAGCTGCGTGATGACGAGCGCTCCGAGCACGAGCGGCAGGGCGAAGAAGATGTCGCCGAGCCGCGCGAGGAGTGCATCGAGCCAGCCGCCGTAATACCCCGCCAGAGCGCCGAAGGTCACGCCGATCACGAGGACGCACAGCACCGCGAGGACGCCGACCGTCAGAGAGGCCTGGGTCCCGTGGACCACCCGCGAGTAGAGGTCGCAGCCCTGGAAGGTGAACCCAAAGGGGTGACCGTCTCTCGGGCCAGCCTCGGAATTCTCCAGGAGGCAGTTCTCATTCGGCGGGGTCTGGGTGAGGGCACCGGGGAAGAGCGCGATGAAGACGAGCGCGAGGATCATGATCGAGGAGATGATGAACAGCGGGCGACGGCGCAGCTTGCGCCAGGCGTCGGCCCACAGGCTCAGCGGGGCTTCTTCAACCCGGAGGGCATCGGTGGCGCCGAGCCCCACCTCATCGAACGGGGCAACGAAGTGCCCCTCAGTGCGTTCAGGCTTCATAGCGGATCCTCGGGTCGAGCCAGGCATACAGGAGGTCCACGAGCAGGTTCGCGAGCACGAACACGAGGACGAGCACGCTCACGATCGCGACCACGGTGGGGCCCTCGCCGCGCAGCGTGGCCTGATAGAGCTTGTTCCCCACACCGGGGACGTTGAAGATGCCCTCGGTGACAATCGCGCCGCCCATGAGGCCGCCGAGGTTGGCGCCGAGATAGGTCACCACCGGGATCATTGAGTTGCGCAGGATGTGGGCGAGCACAACGCGGGGGCGGGACAGGCCCTTCGCGGTTGCGGTGCGGACATAGTCCGCGTTCATGTTCTCGATGACCGAGGCCCTCGTGAGACGCAGCACGTAGGCGAACGAGACGAGGCCGAGCACGATCGCCGGGAGGAGGAGGTTGCCCCAGTCGGCCTGAGCGCCCACCGTGGGCTTCGCCCAACCGAGATAGACGCCGAATACGAGCTGGAACACGAAGCCCAGAACGAAGGTCGGAACAGCAATGACCACGAGGGAGGCGATCAGAACGGTGGAATCGAAGATGCCGCCGCGGCGGAGGCCGGCCCACAGGCCGAACAGGACTCCGAAGATCGCCTGGATGGCGAGCGCCTCGACCGCAAGCATGGCCGTGACCGGGAAGATCCTGGCGAGCGTCGCGGCGATGGGCTGCTGCGTGAAGTCGACGCCCAGGTCGAGCGTGAAGAGGTTCTTGAGGAAGATCCCGTACTGGACGAGGAACGGCTGGTCGAGGTGGTACTGGGCGCGCAGCGCGTCGATGACGCTCTGCGGCGGTTGCCTGTCACCGAAGAGGGCAGCAATGGGGTCTCCGGGGAGCGCGAAGACCATGAAGTAGACGAGCAGAGTCGTCCCGAGGAACACCGGGATGACTTGGAGCAGACGGCGGAGGATGTAGCGGATCATCGCGGCCCTCCGGCGTGCTGGGCACAGGATCGTGCCATGGAGCTGGGCCTTCCTATCAGATGCCGAGGGCCCGGCGGGTGGCCGGGCCCTCGGCTGCGATCAGAGCGCGCGGGCGCGCGTCACTTCGCCTGGATGTTGTAGTACAGGATGGCCCCGTTCCAGCCGGACTCGGCCTTGACCACGTGGTTGCTCCACACGAGCGGCCTCGTGTAGTCCCACAGAGGGACGCCCGGCAGGTCCTTGAACAGGATCTCCTGGGCCTTGTTGAACTTGTCGCTGGCCTCCTGCGTGGTCTTGGCCGCGAGGCCCTCCTTGAGGAGCTTGTCGAAGTCGGGGTTCGAGTACTTCTCGTAGTTCGAGGACGCTCCCGTGGCCCAGACCGGTCCGAGGAAGTTGTAGAGCGACGGGTAGTCGCCCTGCCAGCCAGCGCGCGTCAGGCCCGGGAGGCTCTGCGACTTGCGGAGGTTGAGCACCTCGGCGAACTTCGCGAACGGCTGGATCTCGGCCTGGATGCCGAGGTTGTTCTTGAAGTTGTTGGCGACCGCCTCGATCCACTCCTTGTTCCCGCCATCGGTGTTCGACGCGATCTGGAGCGGCTTCGAACCGTCGTACGGCTTGATCTTCTCGGCCTGGGCCCAGAGGTCCTTGGCCTTCGCGGGATCGTACTTGAGCACCTCGTTGCCCGGAATGTCGGCCTTGTAACCCTCGATGACCGGCGGCGCGTATCCCGTCGCCGGCGTGCGGGTACCGTTGAAGACGACCTTCGCGATCTCCTCGCGGTTGATCGCGTAGGAGAGCGCCTGGCGACGCAGCTTGCCCGCGTCACCCTGGAAGTTCGGGTTGTAGCCCGGGATGTTCAGCGTCGAGTCCGTCGCGATCGGCTTGGTCGAGTTCCGGTCGGGGAAGTCGCTCGTGTACGTCTTGAGCGCGTTCGAGGGCAGCACGTCGGTGACGTCCAGGTTGTCCGCCTGGAGATCGGTGTAGGCCGGGCCCGGATCCGTGTAGAACTTGAAGGTCACGCCGCCGTTCTTGGCTTCGCGGGGTCCCTTGTAGTCGGGGTTCTTCACGAGCGAGATCGACTGGTCATGAACCCAGGAGCCCGTGTCCTTGGCCATCTTGTACGGGCCGTTCCCCACGGGGTTCTCTCCGAACTTCTTCGGGTCCTTGAGCGCCTCGGAGGGAAGCGGATAGAAGGCCGAGTAGCCGAGGCGCAGAGACCAGTCCGACTCGGGCTGGGCGAGCTTGACGGTGATCGTCGAATCGTCCTTGGCGCTCAGGCCGGACATGGTCTGGGCCGTCGGCGCCGGAGTGGTCTTGGTCTTGCCATCGGCACCCGTCTCCTTCTTGACGGCGCTGACGGCGTCATAGCCCTCGAGGGACTCGAAGAAGAACCCGTTGTTCTGGAGGTTCGTGCTCAGCGCCGCAAAGTTCCAGGAGTCAACGAACGTCTTGGCGGTGATGGCTTCGCCGTTGGTGAACTTCGACCCCTGCTTGACCTTGATCGTCCAGGTCTGGGAATCCGTCGTGTCGATGCTCTCGGCGAGGTCGTTGACCGGCTTGCCGTTGGGATCGTAGGCCCTCAGTCCGGCGAACAGCTGGTCCACGACGCGGCCGCCATAGACCTCGTTCGTGTTGGCAGGCAGGAGAGGATTCTGCGGCTCGTTGCTGTACGCCGTGATGACCTTGTTCGGATCGCCGGTGGCCTGGGTTCCCCCTCCGGTGCCGGATCCGCCGCCGCAGGCGCTGAGCGCGAGCGCGACAGAAGCGGCGACCCCAAGGGTCCTGGACATGCGTGAAAGACGCATTTCCTTGCTCCTTCGTTGAATGGTGCATGGGTCCCCGCCTAGCGCAAGAACCTGTGTTGCCAAGCACTCGTCCCTGTGACTTGGCTTATAGAGATCCAGCCTAGCCCGAATCTGAAAATACGAAAGAACCGTTTGCGAAATCGTGATCATGCCTCGGCGGCCTTCGGGCAGCACGACGAGAGGGCCCTCGTCCAGGGTCCTCTCGTGTTCGCGGTGCGTTGCCCGCTCAGCCAGCCGCGCGGCGTCGTGCGGGGAAGGCTCCGGCCGCTCGCCTCACTCGATCCCGCTCGCGAGGAGCAGCTCGCGCAGCTCACGGCGCTCGCGCTGCTTCTCGGGGTCCGGGAGCGGCACAGCAGCGAGGAGGCGCTGGGTATAGGCCTCCTGCGGGTTGCGGAGGATCTGGTCACGCGAGCCCTGCTCGACGATCCGGCCGCGCTGCATGACGCAGATGTGGTCGGCGAGGACGTCGATGACGGCGAGATCGTGCGTGACGAACAGGCACGCGAAACCGAGCTCCTTCTGCAGCCCCTGGAAGAGCTCGAGGACCTTCGCCTGAACGGAGACGTCGAGCGCCGAGGTAGGCTCGTCGGCGACCATGAGCTTCGGCTTGAGCGAAAGCGCACGGGCGATGCCGACGCGCTGCTTCTGCCCGCCGGAGAGCTCGTGCGGGTACCGGTTCCGATAGGACCGCGGAAGCTCAACCTGGTCCAGAAGCGTCTCGACGCGCTTCTGGAGCTCCGCGCCCTTCGCGACTCCCGCGAGCAGCATGGGCTCACCGATGGACTCGCCGATGGGCAGGCGCGGGTTCAGCGAGGACGAGGGGTCCTGGAACACCATGCCCACCGACCTGCGGATGTCATGGAGCTCCTTGGAGTTCTTCTTCAGCCCCGAGATCTCCTTGCCGCCCACCTTGAGCGAGCCCTCCGCAACCGGCAGGAGGCCGACGGCGGCGCGGCCGATCGTCGTCTTGCCCGAACCCGACTCGCCGACGAGCCCCACGACCTGGCCCGGGTACACGACGAGGTCGGCGCCCTCGACCGCACGGAAGGCCGGAACGCGCCCCTGCTTGGGGTACTCGATCGCGACGTCGGCGAGCTGCAGGATGGGGGCGCCGCGGCGCTCCTCGGCGGCTGTGGCCGCAGCAAGCGCCGCGCGGTTCTCCCTCTCGCGCTGGGCGAGTTCGGCGGGGTCGACTGCCTCGAGCTCCGCACCCGTGGCCGCAGCGAGGGCGGCCGTGATGTCAACGTCGTCCTCCGTCCCCTCGCCGCCCTGCCCGAGGTGGGGAACAGCCGCGAGGAGCGCCCGCGTGTACTCGTGCTGGGGGTTGTGGAAGATCTCCCCGGCCGTGCCGGCCTCGACGATCAGGCCACGCCGCATGACGGCGATCCGGTCGGCGAGGTCGGCGACCACCCCCATGTCGTGGGTGATGAGGATGACCGCCGAGTTGAGCTTGTCCTTGAGATGGCGCATGAGGTCGAGGATCTCGGCCTGCACGGTCACATCGAGCGCCGTGGTCGGCTCGTCGGCGATGAGCAGCTTCGGGTCGCACGAGAGCGACTGTGCGATCATGGCGCGCTGGCGCTGGCCGCCCGAGAGCTGGTGCGGATAGGACTTGAACGCCTTCTCGGGGTCTGGCAGCTCGACGAGCTCGAGCATCTTGATCGCTCGGGCCTTCGCCTCGTCCGGGGAGACCGGGTTGTGGAGGCGGATCGTCTCGACGATCTGATTGCCGATCGTGTACACCGGGTTGAGCGCCGTCATGGGCTCCTGGAAGATGACAGCCACGTCGTTGCCCCGCACGGAACGCCCCGCGGACGCCCTGTCCTTGCCCAAGAGCTCCCGGCCCATGAGCTTGACGCTGCCCGAGACCTGGCTGTTGGACGGCAGGAGCCCGAGCAGGGCCATGGAACTAGCGGACTTGCCCGAGCCGGACTCGCCCACGATCGCGAGCACCTCTCCGGCACGCACCTCGTAGTTGAGGCCGATGGCCGCAGGGACCCATTCCTTCTCAACGCCGAAGTCGACGCTGAGGTCCTTGACCTCCAGGACCATCTGGCCCTTGACCAGGTCCTCGCCGAACCCGTTGGCGCGGTTCTTCGCGTCGCGGCTCCGTCCGTCCCGTCGGGGCCGGCCCGCTGTGCCGAGGTTCTCAGCCATCGTTGTGCTTCCTTCCCTGCGCCGCCGGACCCGAGAGCTTCGGCCTGGGCGACGGAATCCTGAATTCGATGCGACGTCCTGCATCATGGGGGGCATGAGCGCGATGCAGCATGCCGGTCCCACCGACGTCTTCAAGGCCCGCAGCAACAGGCTGCTGGCCGTGGCCCTGTGGGCCCTCGCCGCGCTCGGCGCGGTGCTCACCGTCGCGCAGTCCGGGCTGCCGGGCGTGCGCTACCTCGCTCCCCTGGCCCTCATGGCCTGGGCCGGCTGGGCGCTCTTCTGGCGCCCCGCCGTGGTGGTGAGCGATTCTGGCGTCGAGCTCGTCAACCCGGTGCGCAGCGTCGGGGTGCCGTGGGAGGCCCTCGCGTATGTCGACACGAAGTTCGCCCTCACGCTCGGGACCGGGGCTGGCCGGTTCACGGCGTGGGCCGCGCCGGGCCCCGGGGCGCTCGGCGCCCGCCGGGCGCGCCCAGAGCATCTGACGGGGCTCCCCGATTCGAGCTTCGGCCCCGAGCACACCGTGCGGCCGGGCGATCTCGGCAACACGGTGTCCGGCCAGGCGGCGATCCTCGTCCGACGCCGCTGGGCCGGGCAGGTGGACCGCGGTGCCGTGGCCGGGGGCCAGGTCGAGGAGACGCCCGTGGCCCGCTCGGTGGCGTGGGGTGTGCTCGCACTGGGCCTCGTCCTCGTGGTCGGCACGGTCATCACGTTCGCCGCGTGAGCCGGGGCCAGCCCCGCGGCCCGCAGCGCGCGGTCCCGCGATCGGCGTCGCGCGCACGTCAGTCATTCCTGCCGGTCGTGTCGTCGCCAGCGTGGGGAGCCCCGCCGAAGGCCTCGCTGTCCGGGACGTAGCCGGACACCGGGCTCACGCCACCGCCGACCTCAAGAGCGGGCGCAGCGGCGCCTCCGGCCACCACGGCCGACCCGTGGCCACTCCTTGTGCCCTTCTTTGCCTTCTTCGCGTTGAACTTCTTCTGGCGCGGATCGAACGCGTCGCGCAGGCCGTCGCCGATGAAGTTGATGCAGAGGCAGATGAGCACGATGAACAGGCCCGGCCACCAGAAGAGCCACGGACGCGTGGAGAAGGCCTCCTGGTTCTGGGAAATGAGCAGGCCGAGGGACGTGTCCGGGGCCTTGACGCCGACTCCGAGGTAGGAGAGCGCCGTCTCGAGCAGGATCGCAGAGGACATCAGCAGCGTCCCGTTGACGATCACAACGCCGACCGCATTGGGCAGGATGTGCTTGAAGATGATGCGGGCGTTGGAGGCCCCGGAGATCCGTGCTGCGTCGACGAACTCGCGCTCGCGCAGCGAGAGGAATTCGCCGCGGACAAGGCGCGCGAGGCCCACCCACGCGACCAGGCCGAGGAAGATGCCGAGCACGACCACGCCGTTCGACGCCGCGAACTGGCCGAACCAGGATCCGGAGTCGCGCCGGCCGGCCGTCTGGGACATGACCGCCGCGAGAAGCAGTACCGGAATGATGATGATGATGTCTGTCAGGCGCATGAGCACCGCCTCGACCCACCCGCGGAAGTACCCCGCAAGGGCTCCGACGACGACGCCGATGAGCCCGGCGACGACGCCGATGATGATCATGATGATGATCGACTGCTGCGCGCCGCGCATGGTCATCGCGAACAGGTCGCGCCCGATCCGGTCTTGGCCGAACGGGTGATCG
Protein-coding sequences here:
- a CDS encoding dipeptide ABC transporter ATP-binding protein → MTEKTTAAGIPAIIDDEGPGGRPILEIRDLEIAFTTSSGELRAVRDAHLKIMPGETLAIVGESGSGKSTTALAAIGLLPSNGRVTGGQILLDGEDIAHAPEKRMIELRGNTIGMVPQDPMSNLNPVWKIGYQVRETLRANGKADKPADVARALAEAGLPDAERRAKQYPHEFSGGMRQRALIAIGLSCAPKLLIADEPTSALDVTVQRKILDHLQTMTGELGTSVLLITHDLGLAAERADKVVVMYQGKVVESGPSLEILRNPLHPYTQRLVAKAPSLASRRIQVAKEAGIEPTELLTASDEARAKAAERAEATALEAVETQETPAAAGPEEVPDDALVVEDLTKVFKLRSGGLGRSTDFTAVDSVSFRVRRGTTMAIVGESGSGKSTVAQMVLQLLAPTSGRIVFDGVDTATLDRKQLFAFRRRVQPIFQDPYGSLDPMYNIYRTIEEPLRTHGIGDRASRELKVRELLDQVALPQSAMQRYPNELSGGQRQRVAIARALALDPEVIICDEAVSALDVLVQAQVLNLLADLQERLGLTYLFITHDLAVVRQIADHVCVMEKGRLVETGATDSVFDAPQQDYTRALLDAIPGGKLLLPPDPA
- a CDS encoding ABC transporter permease, with product MKPERTEGHFVAPFDEVGLGATDALRVEEAPLSLWADAWRKLRRRPLFIISSIMILALVFIALFPGALTQTPPNENCLLENSEAGPRDGHPFGFTFQGCDLYSRVVHGTQASLTVGVLAVLCVLVIGVTFGALAGYYGGWLDALLARLGDIFFALPLVLGALVITQLPLFRENKSVWTVVLVIAMLAWPQMARITRGAVIEVRNADFVTAARSLGVSRFGALLRHVLPNAIAPVIVLATLELGVFIVTEATLSFLGIGVPESVMSWGHDIAAAQQSIRTNPMILIYPSVALSLCVLSFIMLGDAVRDALDPKSRTR
- a CDS encoding ABC transporter permease; the protein is MIRYILRRLLQVIPVFLGTTLLVYFMVFALPGDPIAALFGDRQPPQSVIDALRAQYHLDQPFLVQYGIFLKNLFTLDLGVDFTQQPIAATLARIFPVTAMLAVEALAIQAIFGVLFGLWAGLRRGGIFDSTVLIASLVVIAVPTFVLGFVFQLVFGVYLGWAKPTVGAQADWGNLLLPAIVLGLVSFAYVLRLTRASVIENMNADYVRTATAKGLSRPRVVLAHILRNSMIPVVTYLGANLGGLMGGAIVTEGIFNVPGVGNKLYQATLRGEGPTVVAIVSVLVLVFVLANLLVDLLYAWLDPRIRYEA
- a CDS encoding peptide ABC transporter substrate-binding protein, which codes for MRLSRMSRTLGVAASVALALSACGGGSGTGGGTQATGDPNKVITAYSNEPQNPLLPANTNEVYGGRVVDQLFAGLRAYDPNGKPVNDLAESIDTTDSQTWTIKVKQGSKFTNGEAITAKTFVDSWNFAALSTNLQNNGFFFESLEGYDAVSAVKKETGADGKTKTTPAPTAQTMSGLSAKDDSTITVKLAQPESDWSLRLGYSAFYPLPSEALKDPKKFGENPVGNGPYKMAKDTGSWVHDQSISLVKNPDYKGPREAKNGGVTFKFYTDPGPAYTDLQADNLDVTDVLPSNALKTYTSDFPDRNSTKPIATDSTLNIPGYNPNFQGDAGKLRRQALSYAINREEIAKVVFNGTRTPATGYAPPVIEGYKADIPGNEVLKYDPAKAKDLWAQAEKIKPYDGSKPLQIASNTDGGNKEWIEAVANNFKNNLGIQAEIQPFAKFAEVLNLRKSQSLPGLTRAGWQGDYPSLYNFLGPVWATGASSNYEKYSNPDFDKLLKEGLAAKTTQEASDKFNKAQEILFKDLPGVPLWDYTRPLVWSNHVVKAESGWNGAILYYNIQAK
- a CDS encoding ABC transporter ATP-binding protein; translated protein: MVLEVKDLSVDFGVEKEWVPAAIGLNYEVRAGEVLAIVGESGSGKSASSMALLGLLPSNSQVSGSVKLMGRELLGKDRASAGRSVRGNDVAVIFQEPMTALNPVYTIGNQIVETIRLHNPVSPDEAKARAIKMLELVELPDPEKAFKSYPHQLSGGQRQRAMIAQSLSCDPKLLIADEPTTALDVTVQAEILDLMRHLKDKLNSAVILITHDMGVVADLADRIAVMRRGLIVEAGTAGEIFHNPQHEYTRALLAAVPHLGQGGEGTEDDVDITAALAAATGAELEAVDPAELAQRERENRAALAAATAAEERRGAPILQLADVAIEYPKQGRVPAFRAVEGADLVVYPGQVVGLVGESGSGKTTIGRAAVGLLPVAEGSLKVGGKEISGLKKNSKELHDIRRSVGMVFQDPSSSLNPRLPIGESIGEPMLLAGVAKGAELQKRVETLLDQVELPRSYRNRYPHELSGGQKQRVGIARALSLKPKLMVADEPTSALDVSVQAKVLELFQGLQKELGFACLFVTHDLAVIDVLADHICVMQRGRIVEQGSRDQILRNPQEAYTQRLLAAVPLPDPEKQRERRELRELLLASGIE
- a CDS encoding PH domain-containing protein, whose protein sequence is MSAMQHAGPTDVFKARSNRLLAVALWALAALGAVLTVAQSGLPGVRYLAPLALMAWAGWALFWRPAVVVSDSGVELVNPVRSVGVPWEALAYVDTKFALTLGTGAGRFTAWAAPGPGALGARRARPEHLTGLPDSSFGPEHTVRPGDLGNTVSGQAAILVRRRWAGQVDRGAVAGGQVEETPVARSVAWGVLALGLVLVVGTVITFAA
- a CDS encoding ABC transporter permease — its product is MSQQSQQEEATEVSASAAAAAAPAAGIEPILEAKGLSLGQIVRKRFFGHTGALAGLIVFAVIFVLAFSSEGWGPIPGWWQYQHDQVTPLVNEGVPTWTLPFSFGDHPFGQDRIGRDLFAMTMRGAQQSIIIMIIIGVVAGLIGVVVGALAGYFRGWVEAVLMRLTDIIIIIPVLLLAAVMSQTAGRRDSGSWFGQFAASNGVVVLGIFLGLVAWVGLARLVRGEFLSLREREFVDAARISGASNARIIFKHILPNAVGVVIVNGTLLMSSAILLETALSYLGVGVKAPDTSLGLLISQNQEAFSTRPWLFWWPGLFIVLICLCINFIGDGLRDAFDPRQKKFNAKKAKKGTRSGHGSAVVAGGAAAPALEVGGGVSPVSGYVPDSEAFGGAPHAGDDTTGRND